A window from Pseudomonas sp. MRSN 12121 encodes these proteins:
- a CDS encoding cytochrome c, producing the protein MIPVDRILLSSLMLFLVAHAHAADGQKVFTQGGAQPGATACLACHGGDGLGLAAAGFPRLAGLSAGYLRKQLEDFRSGARSNPVMQPLAKALSEEEISAVSQTLAAMPAPTVAPVTRSAEAPGVGARLALRGAWERQVPECVTCHGPGGVGVGDAFPPLAGQPAAYLAGQLNAWRDGTRRNDPNDLMGHIAKALTPEEIVAVADYFAKPQSPLAKTANQEPKP; encoded by the coding sequence ATGATCCCCGTGGATCGAATACTGCTCAGCAGCCTGATGCTGTTTCTCGTTGCCCATGCCCATGCCGCGGATGGGCAGAAAGTCTTTACCCAGGGTGGGGCGCAGCCCGGTGCCACGGCCTGCCTGGCTTGTCATGGCGGGGATGGGCTGGGCCTGGCGGCGGCCGGTTTCCCGCGCCTGGCGGGTTTGTCCGCGGGCTATCTACGCAAGCAGCTGGAGGATTTTCGCAGCGGCGCGCGTAGCAATCCGGTGATGCAGCCGCTGGCCAAGGCCTTGAGCGAAGAGGAAATCAGTGCGGTCAGCCAGACGCTGGCCGCGATGCCCGCCCCGACAGTCGCGCCGGTCACCCGCAGTGCCGAGGCCCCGGGCGTGGGCGCGCGGTTGGCCTTGCGTGGCGCCTGGGAGCGTCAGGTGCCGGAATGCGTGACCTGTCACGGGCCCGGCGGGGTGGGTGTCGGGGACGCCTTCCCGCCGTTGGCCGGCCAGCCGGCGGCTTACCTGGCCGGGCAACTGAATGCCTGGCGCGACGGTACGCGCCGCAACGACCCGAACGATCTGATGGGGCACATCGCCAAGGCCTTGACCCCCGAGGAAATCGTGGCTGTGGCCGACTACTTCGCCAAGCCGCAGAGCCCGCTCGCCAAGACCGCCAACCAGGAGCCCAAGCCATGA
- a CDS encoding DsbA family protein — MNHCDPLSGACLLSGPDQPADTPAPRRRAGLAVHYIGDPMCSWCWGISPVVHQVAAFCEAQGIEFSITAGGLRAGGGDPWDAHFKRFLDNEWKHIAQVTGQPFDFSLLAAAHFDYDTEPACRAVAVVKSLLARHGLADLAVLSFFSAVQRKFYVEGEDPKQVDFYTDICAGVSLDFAEFRALFESPEARQLVQQEFARCRQWGVRSFPTLLFERDGLRAPLAVGAFSAEQVLARLNQALGA; from the coding sequence ATGAACCACTGCGATCCCCTTTCCGGCGCCTGCCTGCTCTCCGGGCCGGACCAGCCGGCCGACACCCCTGCGCCTCGCCGGCGTGCAGGGCTGGCCGTGCATTACATCGGTGATCCCATGTGCTCCTGGTGTTGGGGCATTTCGCCCGTCGTCCACCAGGTCGCGGCTTTTTGCGAAGCGCAAGGCATCGAATTCTCGATCACTGCGGGTGGGCTGCGAGCGGGCGGTGGCGATCCGTGGGACGCGCACTTCAAGCGCTTTCTGGACAACGAGTGGAAACACATTGCCCAGGTCACCGGCCAACCCTTCGATTTCTCCTTGCTGGCCGCTGCGCACTTCGACTATGACACCGAGCCGGCTTGCCGGGCGGTGGCGGTCGTCAAGTCGCTGCTGGCCCGCCACGGCTTGGCTGACTTGGCGGTGCTGAGCTTCTTCAGTGCGGTTCAGCGCAAGTTTTATGTCGAGGGGGAAGATCCCAAACAGGTGGATTTCTACACGGATATCTGCGCGGGTGTGTCGCTGGATTTCGCCGAATTCCGCGCCTTGTTCGAATCGCCCGAAGCCCGGCAACTGGTCCAGCAGGAGTTTGCCCGCTGCCGACAATGGGGTGTGCGCTCCTTTCCCACGCTGCTGTTCGAGCGTGACGGCCTGCGTGCGCCGCTGGCGGTGGGGGCGTTCAGCGCCGAGCAGGTACTGGCTCGCTTGAACCAGGCGCTGGGGGCTTAG
- a CDS encoding nuclear transport factor 2 family protein → MFKSLTAAAVLSLVALNSAQAQEPPRSPSELAQAFERHFNAADLEGLGKLYGKDSLFVPAPGMPLQEPAQIRAALAQFMAAGLPIRFSLRQVYQADDIALVVLDWTIRGTGADGKPVDMAGTGADVMKRQADGTWIYAIDNPFGVAQPAR, encoded by the coding sequence ATGTTCAAGTCCCTGACGGCTGCTGCCGTACTGTCCCTGGTTGCCCTGAACAGCGCCCAGGCCCAAGAGCCGCCGCGTTCCCCCAGCGAACTGGCCCAGGCCTTCGAACGCCATTTCAACGCCGCTGACCTCGAAGGCCTGGGCAAGCTGTATGGCAAGGACAGCCTGTTCGTTCCCGCACCGGGCATGCCCTTGCAGGAACCGGCGCAGATTCGTGCCGCCCTGGCGCAGTTCATGGCGGCCGGGCTGCCGATCCGGTTTTCCCTGCGTCAGGTCTACCAGGCGGACGACATCGCCCTGGTGGTCCTGGATTGGACGATCAGGGGCACCGGGGCCGATGGCAAGCCGGTGGATATGGCGGGTACCGGCGCCGACGTCATGAAGCGGCAAGCCGATGGCACCTGGATCTACGCCATCGACAACCCGTTCGGCGTTGCGCAGCCCGCTCGCTAG